The sequence CTGCGATGCCGGCGAAGATCATCCAGAGCATGCGGCGCCGAGAGGCGAACCCATCGCCACGAGGATCAGCATTCGGCTTGGCCATCAAGCACACTGCTAGAACCAGCAACGGCCAAAACAGATAGAACTGCTCCTCAACACCCAGCGACCAGAAGTGCTGCAACGGCCCAGGAACTTGATCTGCAGCCAGGTAATCGACCGAGTCCGCGGCGAGCACCCAGTTCTGCACCGAGAATGCCGAAGCAATCGCTTGGGTACCCAGAGTTTCCCATTGCGTTTTGGGCAGGATCAAGAAGCTTGCCGCGACAACCACCAGGATCACCAGCATGGCAGCAGGAAGGATTCTTCGCGCTCTCCCGGCAAAAAAGGCCGCGAGCTTGACCCGACCGGTGCGTTCGGCTTCACGCAGCAGGTGCGAGGTAATCAGGAAACCGGAAATGACGAAGAAGATATCGACGCCGATGTAGCCGCCGGGAACTACCGACGGTTCGAGGTGATAGGCAACGACCAGCAGCACCGCCAGGGCACGGAGGGCCTGGATCTCCGGACGGAAATTCTTGACCTGCGGGGAATTCGAACTCATAGTCATTGATCAGACCAGCACGGGGTAAACAGCAGGTTATAAATGAGCAACTGGCGGTCTAACGACCCGTGGGAACCCCATGAGTGGTCCCGCGGCTAGGGCTTCGCGACTTGGGCTCTAACCCAGTAGTTTCCTATTTGGCGTGGACAGTGGATATTTGGCATCAAGTTTGGAATCGAGACTCAACCGGAAAACTGCTTCGAGCAACAGGTTCCCGACGCCCCAGTATGCCGGGATCAGCAGCCAGATGTACCAGCCAAAGTTGCCGGTGGTTGCCAGGATGACTGTGCCGAAGGTGACCAGGATGCCCAGCCCGCGGAACACTAGCAGGATCCCCTTGATTACTGAATCCCGGCGTTCCTGGTCCGCTTGGGTTCTGGCTTCGAGTCCATCTACGGCCTCGGAGAATTTTGGAGTTTGAACGCTTTTGAAAAGATCACCAACCTGCACATCCAAGGCTTTGGCGACCAGCGAGATAGTTTCCAGGCTCGCGTCGTTGCCTGCTTCAAGACGTTGGACCGTCCTGACCGTAATGCCGCTTTCCGTGGCCAGTCGCTCTTGCGTCCAGCCCTTAACACGACGAAGTTCTGCAATCCGTGATTCATTCATGCTCCTCACGCTAGCCAATAGCACACCGAAAACACCACGACATCCAAGCGACAGTTACCCGACAACAGCACGTCAGACAGCCGAAAGACCGCTTGACCTGCTGTGGAGAAGTATTCCCAGCGACGACTATTCCAGGGTGTTACGAGTTCCGCTGCTGCTTCTCACGGATCAAGTCCAGTGCCAGCACCGAGCCGATCACCGCTTGGCGTTGCTGTATGGTGAGATTTTCCGCCAATCGCAGGGCGTAGGTTGATTTGCCGAGCAAGGCGTTGCCCATCCCGGACCACTCCCGGGTCACGGTTCCCAGGACTCCGCCGGGGCCAGTGATCTGGAAGTCGAAGTCCCAGATGCTTCCCAATAATTCGAGCTCTTCCCCCAGCATCGAGATGGCGACCCGGGTCTTGAAGAAGGTGATTTTCTTGACCAAGCTGGCTAATGGGCCCGCGTTGCCATCGAGGATCTCAAAACGATCGCGGCCGACGGTCATCGTATCTTTGACAATGATGACCGGATTGCCTGGTCCGTCAAAGACCGTAAGCTCTCTGGCTCCGGCAAACATGCGACCCAACGTACTTCCGCCGGTATCCACATGGGCAATCTGCTGTCCGGTCTGATCACGGATCGCGAAGTCGTTCTTGGAGAAATTCTTC comes from Glutamicibacter arilaitensis Re117 and encodes:
- a CDS encoding helix-turn-helix domain-containing protein, encoding MNESRIAELRRVKGWTQERLATESGITVRTVQRLEAGNDASLETISLVAKALDVQVGDLFKSVQTPKFSEAVDGLEARTQADQERRDSVIKGILLVFRGLGILVTFGTVILATTGNFGWYIWLLIPAYWGVGNLLLEAVFRLSLDSKLDAKYPLSTPNRKLLG
- a CDS encoding LURP-one-related/scramblase family protein, with the protein product MTIFNQDMLIFQQTKNFSKNDFAIRDQTGQQIAHVDTGGSTLGRMFAGARELTVFDGPGNPVIIVKDTMTVGRDRFEILDGNAGPLASLVKKITFFKTRVAISMLGEELELLGSIWDFDFQITGPGGVLGTVTREWSGMGNALLGKSTYALRLAENLTIQQRQAVIGSVLALDLIREKQQRNS